In Humulus lupulus chromosome 7, drHumLupu1.1, whole genome shotgun sequence, the following are encoded in one genomic region:
- the LOC133792708 gene encoding 2-oxoglutarate-dependent dioxygenase 19-like → MAATAVEASKYASAVKPSDEEVVEVDSDNSEYSIPTVDISLLTSPDLHQRSKMLSHLRNACQHWGFFVVINHGVSESLMNKMVESFEDFFNMTEEDKNEFQDARDVMQPICYGTNINCNIEGKKLLFWRNFLRFIAHPQFHSPYKPSGFREVAEKYSRKTRELATVLIRAISETLGLEPNCLKKATNLDEGFQFLTSNQYPPCPDPERVIGLPPHTDLALMNILMQNDVGGLQILHKGKWVNWKAMPNTMIVDIGDQIQILSNGLYKSVNHRAVVNNKSTRISIVSVHGPGMNTKIDPIPELLEAHGQTPTYSGNESVGTQGQRCKLLDWNGYGNIVSYGYFISNDPKYLVLDALIRPFSMKVGVDFLRELSAFLWKPTSGITCIEESVGNVMFGQPTKS, encoded by the exons ATGGCTGCAACTGCCGTGGAAGCATCGAAATACGCGTCCGCCGTGAAACCGAGCGATGAAGAAGTAGTAGAAGTTGATTCTGACAATTCTGAATATTCAATCCCAACCGTTGATATCTCCCTTCTCACCTCTCCCGATCTTCATCAACGCTCCAAAATGCTCTCTCACCTCCGCAACGCCTGTCAGCACTGGGGTTTCTTCGTG GTGATCAACCATGGTGTTTCGGAAAGTTTGATGAATAAAATGGTGGAATCATTTGAGGATTTTTTCAATATGACAGAAGAGGATAAGAATGAGTTCCAAGACGCTAGGGATGTGATGCAGCCAATATGTTACGGAACCAATATTAATTGCAATATAGAGGGCAAGAAACTCCTCTTTTGGAGGAATTTTCTTAGGTTCATTGCTCACCCTCAATTTCATTCACCTTACAAACCATCTGGATTTAG AGAAGTAGCAGAAAAGTATAGTCGAAAAACAAGAGAACTAGCAACGGTGTTGATAAGAGCAATATCTGAGACATTAGGGTTGGAACCTAATTGCTTAAAAAAGGCTACCAATTTGGATGAAGGATTTCAATTCTTGACATCAAACCAGTATCCACCTTGTCCAGACCCAGAGAGAGTAATTGGACTCCCACCTCACACAGATCTAGCCCTTATGAATATTCTTATGCAAAACGACGTTGGTGGTCTTCAAATCCTACATAAAGGAAAATGGGTCAATTGGAAAGCCATGCCCAATACCATGATTGTTGACATTGGTGATCAAATCCAG ATCCTAAGCAATGGGTTGTACAAGAGTGTGAATCATAGAGCAGTGGTGAATAACAAAAGCACTAGAATATCAATAGTGTCTGTGCATGGACCAGGGATGAACACAAAGATTGACCCAATACCGGAGCTCTTAGAAGCACATGGTCAAACCCCTACTTATTCAGGG AATGAGAGTGTTGGAACTCAAGGCCAAAGATGCAAGCTTTTGGATTGGAATGGTTATGGGAATATTGTTTCTTATGGATATTTCATTTCAAATGATCCAAAATATTTAGTTCTTGATGCCCTTATTAGACCATTTTCCATGAAGGTTGGTGTTGATTTTTTAAGAgagcttagtgcatttttgtggAAGCCTACTTCAGGGATAACTTGTATTGAAGAAAGTGTTGGAAATGTTATGTTTGGCCAACCGACGAAGTCATAA